One window from the genome of Jeotgalibaca sp. MA1X17-3 encodes:
- a CDS encoding ABC transporter ATP-binding protein, whose amino-acid sequence MQKKLLEVKNLEISFRTYAGEVHAVRGVNFDLYKGETLAIVGESGSGKSVSTQAILGLLAKNNTMIKKGEILYLGQDLLKLSDVAMQDIRGKEIATIFQDPMTSLNPTMTVGKQIAESIVQHQETSQKEAMAQAQELLEMVGVKDVENRMKHYPHQFSGGMRQRVMIAIALACKPKILIADEPTTALDVTIQAQILELMNELKDKIDTAIIFITHDLGVVANMADRVVVMYAGKIVEWGTVDEIFYNPQHPYTWGLLASMPTLDQVGQSLYSIPGTPPNMLRPPVGDAFAERNVYALAIDFKKEPPIFPISKTHYAASWLLHPDAPDVMPPAEIVRRRDRFKGKMKRREEG is encoded by the coding sequence ATGCAAAAGAAACTATTGGAAGTTAAAAATTTAGAAATATCTTTTCGAACGTACGCAGGAGAGGTTCATGCAGTTAGAGGTGTGAATTTTGACTTATACAAAGGAGAAACACTAGCGATTGTAGGTGAATCTGGTTCAGGGAAATCAGTTTCAACGCAAGCAATTTTAGGTTTGTTAGCAAAGAATAATACGATGATAAAAAAAGGTGAAATTCTTTATTTAGGTCAGGACTTATTGAAGTTAAGTGATGTTGCCATGCAAGATATTCGTGGTAAAGAGATTGCGACCATCTTCCAAGATCCGATGACATCGTTAAACCCAACTATGACGGTAGGCAAGCAAATTGCAGAATCCATTGTGCAACATCAAGAAACGAGCCAAAAAGAAGCGATGGCACAAGCCCAAGAGCTTTTGGAAATGGTAGGCGTCAAAGACGTTGAGAATCGGATGAAGCATTATCCCCATCAATTTTCAGGTGGAATGCGACAACGGGTGATGATTGCCATTGCCCTTGCTTGCAAGCCCAAAATATTAATTGCAGATGAGCCAACAACCGCGCTGGATGTTACCATTCAAGCGCAAATTTTAGAACTAATGAATGAACTAAAAGATAAAATTGATACGGCTATTATTTTTATTACGCATGATCTAGGTGTGGTAGCCAACATGGCGGACCGTGTGGTTGTCATGTATGCCGGGAAAATAGTAGAGTGGGGAACAGTGGATGAGATATTTTATAATCCACAACATCCCTATACGTGGGGGCTATTAGCCTCTATGCCTACGTTGGATCAAGTTGGTCAATCCCTTTATTCTATCCCAGGAACACCGCCCAATATGTTGCGTCCACCAGTAGGAGATGCTTTTGCTGAACGAAACGTATATGCTTTGGCTATTGATTTTAAAAAAGAACCACCTATTTTCCCGATTTCGAAAACACATTATGCGGCAAGTTGGCTGTTGCATCCGGATGCACCTGATGTAATGCCACCTGCAGAGATTGTTCGTCGTAGAGATCGTTTTAAAGGAAAGATGAAAAGGAGGGAAGAGGGATGA
- a CDS encoding M20/M25/M40 family metallo-hydrolase, translating to MTVSQTNQLVAKAKEMADKRMASFEDYLRLESVSTEKRQIPETVAYVQSLIEEVGGEVQILDDLGGHPVVYGYFQASEGGNPNKTLLFYNHYDVQPSDPLDEWKTEPFEPTVLDGILYARGVSDNKANFMARLNALSILKESGGFPCNVKFLIEGEEEIGSPNLDPYIEKYTDLFKADACIWEAGSKDKYENYVVSAGMKGIAYFDLEVTTANIDIHSSMAAIIDNPVWRMIHALESMKNIDNDILVEGFYDGVTPLSEKDKEAAANQPFDAEKVKEQYGLTGKLITEGGPVTESEALAFYPTMTVCGFSSGYTGPGIKTVLPKMAKAKLDCRLVPGQDPTHIHDSIRRHLDANGFSDISLTMVGAEGAQRTDLDDPFIDMVVQTAQSVYGEANPVVVSPSMAGTGPSELFEKYLQLPIAGVGAGWANSGAHAPNENIRLNDFYQNIAHMVTLLTAFGV from the coding sequence ATGACAGTTTCCCAAACAAATCAATTAGTAGCAAAAGCAAAAGAGATGGCTGATAAAAGAATGGCGTCTTTCGAGGATTACTTACGCCTCGAATCCGTTTCAACAGAAAAAAGACAAATTCCTGAAACAGTTGCCTACGTTCAATCATTGATTGAAGAAGTAGGTGGAGAAGTACAAATTCTGGATGACTTAGGTGGACACCCTGTTGTTTATGGGTATTTCCAAGCTTCAGAGGGAGGGAATCCTAATAAAACTCTTCTTTTCTACAATCACTACGATGTCCAACCGTCAGATCCATTAGATGAATGGAAAACGGAACCTTTCGAACCTACTGTTTTGGATGGTATTCTCTATGCACGTGGTGTGTCTGATAATAAAGCCAACTTTATGGCACGCCTAAATGCTTTATCCATTTTAAAAGAATCGGGTGGATTCCCTTGTAACGTGAAATTCTTAATAGAAGGAGAAGAAGAAATCGGCAGTCCTAACTTAGATCCGTACATTGAAAAATATACAGATCTTTTCAAAGCAGATGCTTGTATTTGGGAAGCAGGATCAAAAGATAAATATGAAAACTATGTAGTCAGTGCCGGAATGAAAGGAATCGCCTATTTTGATTTGGAAGTAACAACGGCTAACATTGATATTCATTCCTCGATGGCGGCTATTATCGACAATCCAGTATGGCGAATGATTCATGCCTTAGAATCAATGAAAAATATTGACAACGACATTCTTGTAGAAGGGTTTTACGATGGAGTTACCCCTTTGTCTGAAAAAGATAAAGAAGCAGCTGCCAATCAACCCTTTGATGCAGAAAAAGTTAAAGAGCAATATGGACTCACTGGGAAGTTGATTACAGAAGGAGGACCTGTAACCGAGAGCGAAGCGTTAGCTTTTTATCCAACCATGACCGTATGTGGCTTTTCAAGTGGGTATACAGGACCGGGAATCAAGACCGTCCTACCTAAAATGGCAAAAGCAAAACTAGATTGTCGTTTAGTTCCTGGTCAAGACCCAACCCATATTCACGATAGCATCCGTCGCCATTTGGATGCGAATGGTTTTTCTGATATTTCCTTAACGATGGTTGGAGCAGAAGGAGCACAGCGAACGGATTTAGATGATCCATTTATAGATATGGTAGTCCAAACAGCTCAAAGTGTTTATGGAGAAGCGAATCCTGTGGTTGTTTCACCAAGTATGGCTGGAACTGGGCCTAGCGAACTATTTGAAAAATACTTGCAACTACCTATTGCTGGTGTAGGAGCAGGTTGGGCTAATTCAGGAGCGCATGCTCCAAATGAAAATATTCGTTTAAATGATTTTTATCAAAATATCGCACATATGGTAACATTACTGACTGCATTTGGTGTTTAG